In Paenibacillus stellifer, the DNA window GGAGTGCCCCGACCTGTTCCCGCTGGCTGTGGACGGTGAGGCATCCAACATGAAATGGGTGATGCTGGTTAGCATCGGGGCGAACCCCGCTCTGGCGGAAGGATCGAGAACGCAGTATTTTACGGGGGATTTCGACGGAGCCGTCTTCACGCCGGATGAAGATTCCCGGACTGTGCGCTGGCTCGATTACGGCCGCGACAACTACGCCGGCGTTAGCTGGTCCGATGTGCCGGAGGAAGACGGAAGACGGCTGTTCATCGGCTGGATGAGCAATTGGATGTATGCGGGCTTGACCCCGGCGGAAGGGTTCCGGGGAGCCATGACCATTCCGCGCGAGCTTGCACTGGAGACCAGAGCAGGCGTGACCGTTCTCGTGCAGCGGCCGGCCCGGGAGCTGGAAGCCGTCCGCAAGCCGGTTCACAGTCTGAAAGGAGCTTCACTCGGCAAGCTTCGCAAGCTGCTTGACGGCCTTCGGCTGGAAAGCTTCGAAATCAAGGCAGAGATCGCCGCCGGAGCATCGGCTGGATTCAAGGTTCGGGCGGGAGCGGATACGGAGACGCTGATCGGCATCGACGGAGAAGCTCAAGTGCTGTATGTGGACCGGAAGGCATCGGGAAGACATTCCATTCATCCGAACTTCCCGGGACGTCATACGGCGAAGCTTGAAGTCGGCAGCGAGACGGCGACGGAACTTCGCATCTTCGTGGACCGTTCTTCGGTCGAGGCGTTCGCAGGGGGAGGGCAGGCCGTCATCACGGATCTGATCTTCCCGGAGCCTGATTCCACCGGTGTCGATGTCTACGCGGATGAAGAGATGGCCTTCCTCACGCTTGAGATTTACTGGATGGACCCGCAGTCTGCGGCAAGCGGCGTACAGAAAGCGGAGGGTTAAGCCATGGTGATCGGAGCGGTTGAAGCGGGGGGCACGAAATTCGTCTGCGGAATCGGGAACGAGCATGGAACCATTGAGGATAAGATCAGCTTCCCGACCGGGCATCCGGATGAGACCGTGCCCAGGGTCATTGAATATTTCAAAGACAAGTCCGTGGACGCCATCGGCATCGGGTCATTCGGCCCGATTGATGTTACGCCGGAGAGCCCGACCTACGGGTTCGTGACGACGACGCCCAAGCCAGGCTGGGCGCAGTACGATCTGCTCGGCATCCTGCGGCGGGAGTTCCCGGTGCCGTTCGGCTGGGATACCGATGTGAACGCTGCAGCTCTGGGCGAAGCCAAATGGGGCGCCGCACAGGGTCTGTCCAGCTGCCTGTATTATACCGTCGGTACCGGAATCGGTATCGGCGTGTATTCGGAAGGCCGGACAGTTCATGGCCTGGTGCATCCGGAAGGCGGGCATACCTTGGTCAGACGCCATCCGGATGACGATTTTGACGGTATTTGCCCGTATCACGGAGACTGCCTGGAGGGAATGGCGGCAGGCCCCGCCCTGCAAGCGAGATGGGGCGCGAAGGGTCATGAGCTGCCGGAGAACCATGCGGCATGGGAGATCGAATCCTTTTACCTCGCACAGTCGATTTCGAATGCCGTTCTGCTGCTGTCCCCGGAGAAGGTCATTCTCGGCGGAGGCGTCATGCAGCAGTCCCAGCTGTTCCCGCTCATCCGGGAGGGTGTGCGGCGGAACCTGAACGGGTATGTGCAGTCCGGCGTTATTACGGATGATATCGGGAGCTATATTGTTCCTCCGGGTCTCGGCCAGCAGGCGGGATTATGCGGGGCATTGGCTCTGGGAGTAGAAGCGTGGAAGAATCAGACCTCGTCCGTTTGAGTTAGGGCAGGTGCAGGCGGCCGGTCAGGAAGCAGTTGCTGGCCGCCTTTTTTCTGTCCGCGTGATTTCATTCATTCATGAGGAAAGAGGGGAACAAATGACACATAAGCTGAAAGCTGTTCGCATTGTTCTGCTGTCTGCCGCAATTCTGATGGCTTCGACGTCTACCGGAATTTCCAGTCTCAAGCCGGATACAGGATGGGCAGCGCCGGAAAGTGCAGAGCCGGCCGGAGGTAACAAGGAGGGAATTTCTATTTTTGAAAACGCTAACAACGCTAACAACATTAACACGAATCTGAGCGGCTGGCAGACTCTCGGCAAGGGGCGGATAGAGGAAACGACGGAAGGGCTGCTGCTGAACTCGGAGTCCCGGGAAAATGTGATCGCCTTGTCGGAAACGGCTGCGGAGGATTTCATTTATGAGGCTGACGTGATGATCCAGGATGACAAGGCGGACAGCTCGCTGGTCTTCCGTTCAGGCGATGACGGCTGGAGCTCCTATATGCTGCAGATTGCGCCGGGTGCCGGACTTCTTCGCCTTAAGGACGCCGCCGGAGGAGGGGATAAGCTCTATGAAGAACGTCCCGTTACTCTTAGAGCCGGTGAGATCTATCACCTGAAGGTCCGGGCGGAAGGCGAATCACTTAAAGTCTATTGGGGCAATGCCTATAAGCCTGTAATTGAGGTAAAAGACAGCGCCCACCGCTCGGGACGGCTCGGACTTCATGTCTTTGACGGCTCCGCTCTCTTTCAGAATATCACCGTCAGCGATTTGAACGGGAATCTGGGAACGGTTCTGCTGAGCAGCGGAGAGTGGCAGCCCGATCTCCGGGGCAGGAAGGGCAGCGCCGCCGGGGAGAGCCGGGCGCTCAGGCTCTATGATCGCCAGAGTGCCGATTTTGTCTATGAGGGAAGTATCTCGCTGTCTTCCGGGTCCGCTGCGTCCCTGGTCTTCCGTGCCTCTTCGGATGGCGCCAGAGGTTATGAAGCCCTTCTGAAGAAGGAAGGCGACCGGCTCGGCGTGGAGCTGACGAAGGCGGACGGCACGGTGCTGGCTTCCTCCGGCCGGACATATCCGAGCGTGGACGGCGCCCGTCATTTCGTCGAAATCGAGGCGAAAGGCAGCCGGATTCTAGTCTTCGTGGACGGCTATGAGTCTGCTGCCGTTGATGTGACCGACAGCTCTTATTCCGGCGGGTATGCGGGATTTGCCGTGAGCAAGGGAACGGCGGTCTTTCAGGATGCTTATGTGACGGATGCAGAGGACTATTACACCGAGACCTACCGTCCCGCCTATCATTATTCGCCGATTCGCGGTTCCGCAAGCGATCCGAACGGACTGGTCTACTTCGATGGCGAGTATCATCTCTTTCACCAGGACGGCGGCACCTGGGCGCATGCCGTCAGCACCGATCTGCTGCACTGGAAGCGCCTGCCGATCGCTCTGCCCTGGAACGACCTCGGGCATGTGTGGTCAGGCTCGGCGGTTGTCGACTCAGACAACACATCGGGGCTGTTCGCCGATTCCGGGGGCAAGGGGCTGATCGCCTATTACACGTCCTTCAATCCGGACGGACCGAACGGCAATCAGCGCATCGGCATCGCCTACAGCAAGGACCGGGGCCGTACCTGGGTGTATCCGGATGACCGGGGAATCGTCATCGAGAATCCCGGGAAGAACGGAGAAGACCCGGGCGGCTGGGATTTCCGGGACCCCAAGGTGGTCCGCGATGAGGCCCATAACCGCTGGGTCATGGCCGTATCCGGCGGAGACCATATCCGCTTCTTCACTTCGTCCAATCTGCTCGACTGGACGTTGACCGACAACTGGGGCTATGGCAGCTACATCCGGGGCGGCGTCTGGGAATGCCCCGACCTGTTCCCGATGACCGTCCAGGGAACCGGGGAGAAGAAATGGGTGCTCATGATCAGCACGGGCGCGAACGCGAACACGGGCGGCTCGGATGCGGAGTATTTTGTGGGGAATTTGACGGCGGAAGGCAAATTCGTGAACGATAACCCGGCGGGAACTGTGCTGCGTACCGATTTCGGCAAGGAATTCTACGCTTCCATGTCGTTCTCGGATGTGCCGGACGGCCGCCGGATTGTGATGGCCTGGATGTCCAACTGGGATTATCCGTTCGCCTTCCCGACTTCCGGCTGGAAGGGCGAGCTGAGCGTTCCCCGGGAATTGTCGCTCGTCATGACGGAGGAAGGCCCGCGCCTTACTCAGCAGCCTGTCAGGGAGATGGATGACCTGAAGAGCAAGCTGTACAGCACGGCGAGCAAGACGGTGAACCCGTCGTCGTCCAATCTTCTGAAGGGCATCGTCTCCGGGACCTATGAAATCAAGGCCGAGGTGGAGATCCCGGCAGGGTCCAGCGTCTCGGAATTCGGCTTCAACGTGCGGGAGGGAGCCGGGCAGAAGACGGTCATCGGCTACAGACCCGGTGAAAGCAGGCTGTTCGTGGACCGCTCCGCATCGGGGGAGAGAGATTTCTCCAGCCTGTTCAACACGAGGCAGGAGACTTCGCTTGCGGCGGAGAACCGCAGGGTCAAGCTGACGATTCTGGTCGACGAATCTTCGGTTGAGGTATTCGCCGGAGACGGGCGCGCCGTGTTCTCTGACGTGATTTTCCCTGATCCGTCCAGCCGTGAAATGAGCTTCTATACGAAGGACGGCAGCGTCCGGGTCGTATCGCTTGCGGTCAACCGGCTGCAGCCGGTATATAATCCGGATGCCGGATCGGCGGAACGGATTGTCATGGATACGAGCGACCGTGAGCTGGGGACCCTGCAGAGTGCCACGCTGCGGGCAGCCGTAGAGAACGGACCCGGCAAAGGGGCCCAGCCGTTGAAGTGGAGCTCCAGCAACGAAGCCGTGGTAAGCCTCCGGACAGCGAAGGGGTCGGAAGCGATCCTGGATGCGACAGGGGAAGGCGAAGCCGTCATCACGGCATCGACCCCGAACGGCAAGGCCAAGGCAAGCGTTCGGGTGAGCGTCTTCGCCGGGACGTTTCAGACCAACCTCGGCGGCTGGTCAAGTACTCCGGCCGGAGCCTCGTGGATGGTAAGCCCGGACGGCATGCGCGGCAGCTATTTCAGCGATGCGGCCTACATGGCTCAGGAGAAGGCGGGGAACTTCGTATATACCGCCGACTTGACTCTGAGCGAATCGGGAGGAGCGGGATCGCTGCTGTTCCGGGCAAGTGAAGACGGGCGCAGCGGCTATTACCTGAACCTTGACCCCAACATGAAAGCGATCCGCCTGTTCTACAAGATTGCCGGGCGGTTTGAGGAGAGACAGGTGCTCGCAAGGGTTCCGGATTTCATTCGCCCGGGTCAGACCTATTCCATCCGCATTGAGGCGGACGGCCCCCATATCATCGTAAATGTCGATGGGCGGAAGGTGATCGATTTCAAGGACGGCACTTTTGCGGAAGGACAGTTTGGGCTTCATGTATTCGGCGGCTCCGCATCCTTCCAGAACGTCAGGCTGAGCGGGGAAGCGCCAGCGAACCTGCCTGCTGCAAGCATCGTGAATGCGGCCCTTCCAAAGTCTCTGTACACGGCCAATCTGACGAACGGCGAAGCCGTCACGCTTCAGGATTCCGGCGGAACCCCGGATCAGAAGTGGGTGTTCGTGCCGACCGGTGACGAAGCCGGTTCTTGCTCGATCCGCGCGATCTCCGGCCAGGCGCTCGATCTCGATACCGGCCAGAGTAAAATCCAGCTGTATGACTACCTGGGCTATGACAATCAGCGCTGGATCATCCAGCGACATGAAGACGGCACGGCTTCCATCCTCTCGGCCTACAACCGGCTGGCTTTGGCAGTGTCCGAGGATGGGTCCAGGCTTGTGCTCGAAGCCGAGCAGGACGGCGAGCGGCGTCAGAGATGGATGATCGGATTGTGACCGAATAGACAGGGCCTTGCGGGAGAACATGAGAAAGTCGCGGTTTGGTTGCGAACAGCAGCCAGCCGCGGCTTTTTTTAATATAAGAATTTATAAGTTTTTGTTACAATGAGTCTTCTATTTCTCGGTAAACGCATGGCGTCTAAGGACGCCGTCAGGCGTTTAGCCTTGGATTTTTCGCATCTTTTGTGTCGATATCGCCAATTGAGAACACAGACTGGGGGCAGCACAGATTCAGACTCCCTGGATTATGCCGCTGTTCTACGCTCGAAATTCGCTCGAATAAGGTCGCCGCGCAACAGCCCTCGGCCCCCCCACGCTGCGGCCGATGTCAAAATAATACACGCCAACCGGTATGAGACCTATACCGTATTTCGCGCCTCCAGTTGCTATAATGAGGTCGAAATCAAGCGGCGGACTGCGTCAGGGCGCGGCGGACCCGCCGGGAAAGCGAGGGCTGACATGGAGAGCTACAGATTGAAGAGCAGAGAAATTCTGTTGGACGCTTCCTATGATGTGATCGTCATCGGAGGCGGACCGGCGGGCTGCACCGCAGCGGCATCGGCCGCGCGGGAGGGGGCGAAGACGCTGCTGATCGAAGGAACTTCCGGCCTCGGCGGAATGGGGACATCGGCGCTTGTTCCCGCCTGGTGCCCCTTCTCGGACAAGGAGAAGCTGGTCTACCGCGGATTGGCGCAGAAGGTGTTCGAGACGCTGAAGTCACGGATGCCCCATGTGAAGCCGGATGCGATGGATTGGGTGCCGATCGAGCCGGAGAAGCTGAAGGTGGTCTACGACGAGCTCGTTACGGAGGCCGGAGCGGATGTGCTGTTTCTGACTTCGCTGGCTGATGTGGAGACCGATGAACAGGGGAATATCACGGTCATTGTCGTTCTGAATAAAGGCGGGCTGCAGGCGTACCGGGCACAGGTCTATGTGGACTGTACGGGCGACGGCGACCTGGCCGCCTGGGCAGGGGCCGAAGTCCGGAAGGGAGACGGCGCTAGCGGCGATCTTCAGCCGGCGACCCACTGCTTCATCCTCGGCAATGTCGATGATTATGCGTATTTGAACGGGCCGCTCCTGCACAAGGAAAATCCGCACAGCCCGATTCATGAAGCGGTGGCTTCCGGCCGGTATCCGGGCGTACCGGACACGCATCTGTGCAACAATCAGATTGCACCGCGCGCTGTCGGCTTCAATGCCGGTCATCTATGGGGCGTGGACAATACGGACCCCCGTTCCGTCTCCAAGGCGCTGATCCGGGGCCGGAAGATGGCCTCGGACTATCTGGACATGCTGGGTGACATTCACCCGGCGGCCTTTGCGGGCGCTTATGTCGCCAGCACTGGCACCTTGATGGGCACCCGCGAGTCCCGGCGGATTATCGGCGACTATGTGCTGACGGTGGACGATTACGTCTCCCGGCGCAGCTTCGAGGACGAAATCTGCCGCAACAGCTACTTCATCGATGTGCATGGCACCGAGAAGGAGGAGAAGAGCGAGGCGGGGTCCTCGCAGACGGTCACGCTTTACGGCCCGGGCGAATCGCACGGCATCCCGTACCGCTGCCTGACGCCCCGGGGCCTTCGCAACGTGCTTGTGGCCGGCCGCTCCATCTCCTGCGAGCGCCAGGTGCTCGGCAGCGTCCGCGTGATGCCGGTCTGCCTCGCTATGGGCGAAGCCGCCGGCATGGCTGCGTCGCATGCCGCCTCTGGGGGCGGAGACGTGCATCGGGTCGACGTCTCCCGGCTGCGGCGGCGCCTGCGTGAGGAAGGCGCCTACCTGCCGGAGCTGTCCGCAGCCGTGAACGAACAGGGGGGAGTACGATGAGCCAGCATGCAACGGTTCAGAAGCGGCTTGCGTCACGTAAGGAGAAGCGGACGTACTGGACGCGCCGGCGGCGCGAACAGCTGGCCGGCTGGCTGTTCATCGCGCCCGAAGTGCTCGGCATGCTCGTCCTTGCCGTGTTCCCGCTTCTCTTCAGCCTGGGGCTCAGCCTGACGGAATGGAATCTGGTCGGCGGGTTGTCCGCCATCCATTTCGTCGGACTGGATAACTTCGCCGAGCTGTTTCAGGATAACCGTTTCCTACATGCGCTGAAGAACAACATCGGCTTCACAGCCGGGACCGTGCCGGCGACGATGCTGATCGGCGTCGTCCTGGCGGCGGTCATCCACAAGAAGCTCTACTTCAAGGATTATTTCAAAGCGGCCTTCTTCGTTCCGTATATTTGCTCGACGGTCGCGGTCGCGGCGGTATGGTCGGCGCTCTATCATCCCTCGAAAGGCCCGCTCAACCAGATGCTGATCCATCTGGGCATTTCAGAGCCGCCGCGCTGGCTCGTGGACACGAGCTGGTCGCTGGTTGCCATCATGATCATCTATATTTGGCAGCTGCTCGGCTATCAGATCATCATTTTTCTGGCGGGAATGTCCAATATTCCGGATGAGCTGTACGAGGCCGCGAGAATTGACGGGGCGAGCGGCATTCAGCAGTTCCGGCGGATTACGCTGCCGCTGCTGGGGCCGACGACTTTTTTTCTGGCGATTACAAGCACGATTTCATCCTTCAAGGTGTTCGATATGATCAAGTTTCTGACGGACGGCGGGCCCAATTACTCCAGCACGGTTATCGTCTACCAGATTTACGAGGAGGGGTTTCAGAACTTCAGGATGGGCTATGCTTCCGCCATGAGCTGGATTCTCTTCCTGCTTATCATGCTCGTGACCTCCGTGACCTGGATAACGCAGAGCCGGAAGGTCCACTATTAAAGGCAAATACAGCCCAATACAGCCAACTACAGCACAAGAAAGGACTTGGCGCCCATGACGACACGAACATTCAAGCTGGGCAATGCGGTGCTGACCGCACTGTTTGGCATCATCTCGATCTTCTTCCTGCTGCCGCTCGTCTGGATGATCTCTGCGGCGTCGAAGACGGAGAAGGAGGTCTGGACGTTCCCGATCCAGTGGATTCCGAAAGAATGGCATTTTGTGCAAAACTTCAAGACGATCTGGATGGGGGATGTCTCCTTCGGCCTCTTCTACTGGAACTCGATCAAAATCGCCCTGATCTCCACGCTGGCAACGCTACTCATTTCCGCCATGGCGGGCTATGCGCTGTCCAAGCTGGAGTTCAAGGGCAAAGGGCTCGTCTTCGGCGCGATGATGGCCTTCATGATGATCCCGGAGCAGGCGACGCTCGTTCCCCGCTATATCATGATCAAGGAGTTCGGCCTGTACGACACGCATGCAGCGCTCATTCTGATGGGCATGTTCTCCAGCTACTTCACCTTCCTGCTGCGGCAGTTCATGCTCGGGGTGCATAACGACCTGCTGGAAGCGGCCGAACTCGATGGTGCGGGATTCTTCCGGATCTTCTGGAGCGTCATGCTGCCGCTCAGCCGTCCTATCCTGGCCACTGTCGGAATCATCAAATTCATCTGGACCTGGAACGATTACCAGGGGCCGCTGATCATGCTGAATTCCACCAACCTGTATACGATTCCGCTCGGCATGCAGTTCTTCAAGGAGGAGTTCGGCACTACGATTTCGGTGATGATGATGGCTTCGCTTGCGGCGATTATTCCGCTGCTCGTGCTGTTCCTGGTGCTTCAGAAGCAGGTCATCAAAGGCATTTCCATCGGGGGGGTCAAGGGATGAAGGAGCCATGTATCCAAAAGTACGTCTTGAACATCTGCTGCTCGGGTGCAAAGTCAAAAATATCTACGCCATCATCGTCAAGACTGTACACGGTGAGGGCGGTACTCCGGCTGTATAATGAAAGCGTATCCACCAATTGGGAGGGGGAAGTCGCATGAAGAAGCCTGCATTATGGATGGCCGGCCTGCTGCTGATGTTCACAGTCAGCGCATGTGGCAATAACGGGAGCGCGCCAGCCGCGAATGGCGGCAAAGACGCCGAACCAACGGCAGCCAGCCAAACCAAAGCGCCTGCGGAGAAAGAGAAGATCAAATTTTACACCTTCAAGTCAAGCAAGCCCGAGGAACCGACATTCCAGGCCGTTGAGGCGTACAACAAGTCTCAGGATAAAGTGGAAGTGGAGTATGTCTCGCTTGTCCAGAACAGCGACAGTACGGAGTTCCTGAAGAAGCTCGATGTGCTCGTTGCCGGGGGTGAAGTTGTAGACGCTTTCATGACAGGGAATGAGGAAGAACTGCTGGAACGGGCCTCGCGGGGCGTTGTGGAGCCGCTGAATCCGTACTTTGAAGCAGAGGGCGTCAAACCGGAGGACGAATACTTCAAGGTTCTCAAGCTGGATGACAAAGTGTACGGACTGATGAATTCCTCCACGCTGTGGTTCACGGTCTTCAACAAGCAGCAGCTAGACGAGGCCGGACTGAAGCTGCCGGAGATGGGCTGGACCTGGGATGATTTCCGCGAATATGCCAAAAAGCTGACGACCAAGGACCATTACGGCACCTATTTCCACACCTGGGGCGAATACGCGAATATTATCGCCTACTCCGAGCATCCGAACCCGCAGCTGGACGCAAGCCTCAAGCCGATCTATGACGATCCGTCCTTCCGTTACTTCTTCAATCTCCGCCGCGCGATGGAAAAAGAAGACAAGAGCGTAGAGCCTTATGCCGACGTGCTGGCCTCGAACTATCATGTGCTTCAGCAGTTTTTTGCCGGCAAAGCCAGCATGTTGGCCGTTCCGAGCTATGCAGTCCGGGCAGGCCTCAATCTAGAGAAGTTCCCGCATGACTTCCAGATGGTGTATGCACCGCTTCCCCGTTCCGTGGATGCCAAGGATGTCGGGATGACGAACATTTCCGGCGGCGGTCTGGCGGTTGGCGCCAAATCGCAGCACAAGCAGGCGGCTTACGATTTCATCCGCTGGATGACGAAGGAAGCCTACAAATACACGAAGGAGATTCCATCCCTGAAAAAAGTCGACGGCAAAGCGCTCCTGCAAGAGTTCTTCAGCGAGAACCAGAATCTGATCGACATCGATTCGCTCGCAAACACTCTCTTTGACAGCCGCAACAAAATGCCGGAGGGCAGTTTCACCGTACCGTACGGCAGCCAGTTGAAGACGATCGTCGAGAATGGCTTCGCAAGCTATATGCTGGACAATCGGGACTTCGATCAGGTCAAGGCGGAAATGACGGCGGAAACCGAGAAAGTGGTTGCGGCCAACAACAAGTAGACGGATGATTTGAACAGGCGTGATCAGGGGCTTTTGCAAAAAAGCTGAAGGGCTGCGGAGATGGCCGGATTTCTGTACCGGGCAAGATCAGGCAAATGGAAGGCGGCGCCAGCCGTAAATACTGAATGTGCTGCCTGAGGAGAGCGGCTAAGCCGGCTGTTTGCAAATGTAAGCATGTATAAGCCGGGCGCTTATCACGGGAAACATTTTATACGGATTATCAATCATGATGACCATAACGGTTTATATGGAGTATATATAAGCTGATCTACTTCATATCCTAACAACTAGGATACCCGAACAATTACTCTATCCGGACGATTACTGGGATAAGGATGACCCGCTATGCAATGGCTGAGCCGTTTCTCTTATTACCGAAGGCTGCAGTTCTCGTTCCTTGCCCTGATTCTGCTGCCCTTCACCGCTGTTACCCTGTGGTCTTATCAATCCGTCAGGCAGAACGTAAGCGACAAGATTCTTCGAACCAATGAAGAGACGATCACCGTCATCGCCAATCAGATTGAAAAAACGATCGACACCATCTCCTTCGCATCCCTCTATCTCTCCGAAACCTATGATCCTGAAGTTCTGAACAGCCTGCGTTACCTGACGACCGCCGAGAGCTTCGGAGATTACGGGTCCTACATCCACCAAGCCAAATTGAAATCAATCAGCGGCATACTCACCGTTCAAGCGCTCGACGCAGACCTTGAGATTATGATCGTCAACCGGAAAGACCGGATTATTATGAGCAGTCTGAATCGTCCGGTCTTCTCAAGGGTCTCGGACCGCTTCCTTCAGGATACCGGCAAGCTG includes these proteins:
- a CDS encoding glycoside hydrolase family 32 protein — encoded protein: MSAIVKTDYRSAYHFSPKAMWMNDPNGLVYFEGEYHLFFQHHPHGMGMGDMHWGHAVSRDLATWEELPIALAPDHFGMIFSGSAVVDWNDTTGFFDGEPGLVAIFTHHLDGKDGAPNIERQSLAYSRDKGRTWIKYEGNPVLEDENGIDFRDPKVFWHAATSRWVMIVACGQTAGLYHSPDLIHWSAGSRFGEGIGSHDGVWECPDLFPLAVDGEASNMKWVMLVSIGANPALAEGSRTQYFTGDFDGAVFTPDEDSRTVRWLDYGRDNYAGVSWSDVPEEDGRRLFIGWMSNWMYAGLTPAEGFRGAMTIPRELALETRAGVTVLVQRPARELEAVRKPVHSLKGASLGKLRKLLDGLRLESFEIKAEIAAGASAGFKVRAGADTETLIGIDGEAQVLYVDRKASGRHSIHPNFPGRHTAKLEVGSETATELRIFVDRSSVEAFAGGGQAVITDLIFPEPDSTGVDVYADEEMAFLTLEIYWMDPQSAASGVQKAEG
- a CDS encoding GH32 C-terminal domain-containing protein, with translation MTHKLKAVRIVLLSAAILMASTSTGISSLKPDTGWAAPESAEPAGGNKEGISIFENANNANNINTNLSGWQTLGKGRIEETTEGLLLNSESRENVIALSETAAEDFIYEADVMIQDDKADSSLVFRSGDDGWSSYMLQIAPGAGLLRLKDAAGGGDKLYEERPVTLRAGEIYHLKVRAEGESLKVYWGNAYKPVIEVKDSAHRSGRLGLHVFDGSALFQNITVSDLNGNLGTVLLSSGEWQPDLRGRKGSAAGESRALRLYDRQSADFVYEGSISLSSGSAASLVFRASSDGARGYEALLKKEGDRLGVELTKADGTVLASSGRTYPSVDGARHFVEIEAKGSRILVFVDGYESAAVDVTDSSYSGGYAGFAVSKGTAVFQDAYVTDAEDYYTETYRPAYHYSPIRGSASDPNGLVYFDGEYHLFHQDGGTWAHAVSTDLLHWKRLPIALPWNDLGHVWSGSAVVDSDNTSGLFADSGGKGLIAYYTSFNPDGPNGNQRIGIAYSKDRGRTWVYPDDRGIVIENPGKNGEDPGGWDFRDPKVVRDEAHNRWVMAVSGGDHIRFFTSSNLLDWTLTDNWGYGSYIRGGVWECPDLFPMTVQGTGEKKWVLMISTGANANTGGSDAEYFVGNLTAEGKFVNDNPAGTVLRTDFGKEFYASMSFSDVPDGRRIVMAWMSNWDYPFAFPTSGWKGELSVPRELSLVMTEEGPRLTQQPVREMDDLKSKLYSTASKTVNPSSSNLLKGIVSGTYEIKAEVEIPAGSSVSEFGFNVREGAGQKTVIGYRPGESRLFVDRSASGERDFSSLFNTRQETSLAAENRRVKLTILVDESSVEVFAGDGRAVFSDVIFPDPSSREMSFYTKDGSVRVVSLAVNRLQPVYNPDAGSAERIVMDTSDRELGTLQSATLRAAVENGPGKGAQPLKWSSSNEAVVSLRTAKGSEAILDATGEGEAVITASTPNGKAKASVRVSVFAGTFQTNLGGWSSTPAGASWMVSPDGMRGSYFSDAAYMAQEKAGNFVYTADLTLSESGGAGSLLFRASEDGRSGYYLNLDPNMKAIRLFYKIAGRFEERQVLARVPDFIRPGQTYSIRIEADGPHIIVNVDGRKVIDFKDGTFAEGQFGLHVFGGSASFQNVRLSGEAPANLPAASIVNAALPKSLYTANLTNGEAVTLQDSGGTPDQKWVFVPTGDEAGSCSIRAISGQALDLDTGQSKIQLYDYLGYDNQRWIIQRHEDGTASILSAYNRLALAVSEDGSRLVLEAEQDGERRQRWMIGL
- a CDS encoding carbohydrate ABC transporter permease gives rise to the protein MTTRTFKLGNAVLTALFGIISIFFLLPLVWMISAASKTEKEVWTFPIQWIPKEWHFVQNFKTIWMGDVSFGLFYWNSIKIALISTLATLLISAMAGYALSKLEFKGKGLVFGAMMAFMMIPEQATLVPRYIMIKEFGLYDTHAALILMGMFSSYFTFLLRQFMLGVHNDLLEAAELDGAGFFRIFWSVMLPLSRPILATVGIIKFIWTWNDYQGPLIMLNSTNLYTIPLGMQFFKEEFGTTISVMMMASLAAIIPLLVLFLVLQKQVIKGISIGGVKG
- a CDS encoding ROK family protein — protein: MVIGAVEAGGTKFVCGIGNEHGTIEDKISFPTGHPDETVPRVIEYFKDKSVDAIGIGSFGPIDVTPESPTYGFVTTTPKPGWAQYDLLGILRREFPVPFGWDTDVNAAALGEAKWGAAQGLSSCLYYTVGTGIGIGVYSEGRTVHGLVHPEGGHTLVRRHPDDDFDGICPYHGDCLEGMAAGPALQARWGAKGHELPENHAAWEIESFYLAQSISNAVLLLSPEKVILGGGVMQQSQLFPLIREGVRRNLNGYVQSGVITDDIGSYIVPPGLGQQAGLCGALALGVEAWKNQTSSV
- a CDS encoding ABC transporter substrate-binding protein; translated protein: MKKPALWMAGLLLMFTVSACGNNGSAPAANGGKDAEPTAASQTKAPAEKEKIKFYTFKSSKPEEPTFQAVEAYNKSQDKVEVEYVSLVQNSDSTEFLKKLDVLVAGGEVVDAFMTGNEEELLERASRGVVEPLNPYFEAEGVKPEDEYFKVLKLDDKVYGLMNSSTLWFTVFNKQQLDEAGLKLPEMGWTWDDFREYAKKLTTKDHYGTYFHTWGEYANIIAYSEHPNPQLDASLKPIYDDPSFRYFFNLRRAMEKEDKSVEPYADVLASNYHVLQQFFAGKASMLAVPSYAVRAGLNLEKFPHDFQMVYAPLPRSVDAKDVGMTNISGGGLAVGAKSQHKQAAYDFIRWMTKEAYKYTKEIPSLKKVDGKALLQEFFSENQNLIDIDSLANTLFDSRNKMPEGSFTVPYGSQLKTIVENGFASYMLDNRDFDQVKAEMTAETEKVVAANNK
- a CDS encoding carbohydrate ABC transporter permease; amino-acid sequence: MSQHATVQKRLASRKEKRTYWTRRRREQLAGWLFIAPEVLGMLVLAVFPLLFSLGLSLTEWNLVGGLSAIHFVGLDNFAELFQDNRFLHALKNNIGFTAGTVPATMLIGVVLAAVIHKKLYFKDYFKAAFFVPYICSTVAVAAVWSALYHPSKGPLNQMLIHLGISEPPRWLVDTSWSLVAIMIIYIWQLLGYQIIIFLAGMSNIPDELYEAARIDGASGIQQFRRITLPLLGPTTFFLAITSTISSFKVFDMIKFLTDGGPNYSSTVIVYQIYEEGFQNFRMGYASAMSWILFLLIMLVTSVTWITQSRKVHY
- a CDS encoding FAD-dependent oxidoreductase, encoding MKSREILLDASYDVIVIGGGPAGCTAAASAAREGAKTLLIEGTSGLGGMGTSALVPAWCPFSDKEKLVYRGLAQKVFETLKSRMPHVKPDAMDWVPIEPEKLKVVYDELVTEAGADVLFLTSLADVETDEQGNITVIVVLNKGGLQAYRAQVYVDCTGDGDLAAWAGAEVRKGDGASGDLQPATHCFILGNVDDYAYLNGPLLHKENPHSPIHEAVASGRYPGVPDTHLCNNQIAPRAVGFNAGHLWGVDNTDPRSVSKALIRGRKMASDYLDMLGDIHPAAFAGAYVASTGTLMGTRESRRIIGDYVLTVDDYVSRRSFEDEICRNSYFIDVHGTEKEEKSEAGSSQTVTLYGPGESHGIPYRCLTPRGLRNVLVAGRSISCERQVLGSVRVMPVCLAMGEAAGMAASHAASGGGDVHRVDVSRLRRRLREEGAYLPELSAAVNEQGGVR